A region of the Candidatus Methylomirabilota bacterium genome:
CCTGCACGATGACGGCGCGGTATCGCACTGGACGCTGGCCAACCCCCACCCGGAGATCACGCTCCAGACCCTGTTCGGGGCCGTGTGGTACGAGGGTTACGCGGGGCCCGACTACGTCTGGCAGTCTCACGGCGGGACCGACGACTTCGAGGCCAAGTACAGCCTCACCCCGCTCGCATTCGGGACTGTGAAAGGTACGCTCTACGCGCTGCTCTTCGCCGTCCCTATCGCGCTGTTGGCTGCCCTCTACGTCAGCGAGTTCATGCACCCCACCATGAAGAGCTACGTCAAGCCGGTCGTTGAGGTCATGGCGGCGCTGCCCAGCGTCGTCCTCGGCTTCATCGCGGGACTCTGGCTGGCCCCAGTCGTGGAGCGGGTCGTTCCCGCGCTCTTCGTGCTGCCTGTGGTCGTCGCCGTGGCGATTCTGATCGCTGCGGCCCTGTGGCGCGGGCTTCCGGCCACGCTGCGAGGCCGCGTCCGACCCGGCACCGAAATGTTCGTGGTCATCCCGGTGGTCGTGGTGGCCGGCGCGACCGCCCTCTGGTTGGGCGGCGTGATCGAGGACCGGTTCCTCGGCGCCGACTACCGCCGATGGCTGCTGTCGGCCCTCGGCTTCACCTACGACCAGCGCAATTCGCTGGTCGTCGGCATCGCCATGGGATTCGCGGTGATCCCGATCATCTTCACCATCGCCGAGGACTCGCTGGCCAACGTGCCCCAACACCTCCGAGCTGGCTCCCTCGCACTGGGGGCCACCCGCTGGCAGACGGCCCTGCGCGTCGTGCTGCCCACCGCGAGCCCGGGGATCTTCTCGGCTGTCATGATCGGGTTTGGACGCGCTGTCGGCGAGACCATGATCGTGCTCATGGCCACCGGCAATACCCCGGTGATGGAGTGGTCGATCTTCAACGGCTTCCGGGCACTCTCGGCCAACATCGCCGTGGAGCTGCCGGAGGCCCCGGTGGGCCACACGCACTACCGGGTGCTATTCCTGGCCGCGTTGCTCCTGTTCTGCCTGACCTTCCTCGTGAACACGGTGGCCGAGCTGGTGCGGCTCCAACTGCGCCGCCGGTACCGTTACCTATGAACGGCCGGCAGCGGTTCTGGCGCAGCGGTGACCCCTTCATCTGGCTGACCGGGAGCGCGGTGGCCATCGCGCTCCTCATGGTCGCCGGCCTGGTCGGCCTGATCCTCGTCAACGGCCTGGGCTTCTTCTGGCCCGCGGAGGTCGTCCGCCTGACCCTGGCCGACGGCGCCGTGCTCACGGGACAGATTGCCCAGCGCGAGACGATCCCCGGTCAGGCCGGCCAATACCGGATCAAGCTCAAGGTGGCGAACCGCGACCTCTACGGCGCCGATTTCCTGTGGGTGGACGAGGCGAAGATTGCGCGGCGCGAGCGGCCGGCCGATGTACTCGTCATCGAGCGCACCGAGTGGGGGCTCCTCATCGGCACGATCCGTGAGATCCGCGAGGGCGGCCAGGTCGTGACCCGCGGGCCCGAGGCCGGTCGGCAAGCACTGCTCGATCGCCTGCCCGAGGCCACCCGCGTGCGACGCGAGATCCGCCGCATCGAGAAGGGCGATATCGGCCGTGTCAATTACGCGCAGGAGCAGGCCCGGCTCCAGCTCCGCCGGCTGGAGCTTCGGGGCGTCACCGAGGGGCCGGAGGTGACGGCGATCCGGGCGCAGCAGGCGGAGCTCGCGGCACGCTATCAGGACCTGGCGGCCCGCGTAGCCGAGCTCCGTCAGCGGCAGACGGCCAGTGTGCTGGTGGCGGCCGACGGCGGCAGGGACAAGGAGTGGCCGTTGACCGAGGTGGTGGACGTCTACTGGCCGAACACGATGTCGGCCGCCGCCAAGGTGGGCCACTACGCGGCCAAGGCGTGGGAGTTCGTCAGCGATGACCCGCGCGAGTCGAACACCGAGGGTGGGGTGTTGCCGGCCATCTTCGGGACCGTGATGATGGTGCTGATCATGAGCGTGGTCGTGACCCCGCTCGGGGTGCTGGCCGCCTTTTACCTGCGTGAGTACGCCAAGCAGGGGCCCTTCGTCAGCGCTGTCCGCATCGCCGTGAACAACCTGGCCGGCGTGCCCTCGATCGTCTTCGGTGTGTTCGGCGTCGGCTTCTTCATCTACTTCGTGGGAGGGACCATCGATCGCCTCTTCTACGTCGAGGCCCTGCCCACGCCGACCTTCGGCACCGGCGGCATCCTGTGGGCCTCGCTGACACTCGCCTTGCTGACGGTGCCGGTGGTGATCGTGGCCACGGAGGAAGGCCTGGCCGCCATCCCGGGAGGCATGCGCGAGGCCTCGCTGGCCCTGGGGGCGACGAAGCTGGAGACCACCGTCCGTGTGGTGCTGCCAGCGGTCATGCCCTCGATCCTCACCGGGCTCATCCTGGCCATGGCCCGGGCCGCCGGAGAGGTGGCGCCGCTCATGCTCACCGGGGTGGTCAAGCTGGCGCCCTCCCTGCCTGTCGACGGCTTCTGGCCCTTCCTCCACCTCGACCGCAAGTTCATGCACCTGGGGTTCCACATCTACGACGTGGGGTTTCAATCGCCGAACGTGGACGCCGCACGTCCGATGGTCTTCGCCACCACCCTCTTGCTGCTGACCATCGTGGTGCTCATGAATCTCTTCGCGATCGCGCTCCGAAATCGGTTGCGCCGCAAGTACGTGATCGTGGCAATCTAGGAGGAGCTATGGCAACCAGTATCCAGGTGACGGCCAGCCTCAACCCCCAGGCGAGCGCCGCCCCCATGCTCGAGCCTCCCATGGTCGAGATCGAGCGCCTCTCGCTCTGGTACGGTCCCAAGCAGGCCCTTCGCGAGGTGTCCATGACCGTGCCCAAGCACCGGGTCACCGCCTACATCGGCCCGTCGGGCTGCGGCAAGACCACGTTGCTCCGGTGCCTGAACCGGATGAACGATCTGGTGGACGGGGTCAGGATCGCCGGCACCATCCGGATCGGGGGCACCGACATCTACGACGCGTCACTCGAGGTGACCGACCTCCGCAAGCGGGTGGGCATGGTCTTCCAGAAATCGAACCCGTTCCCGAAGTCCATCTTCGAGAACGTGGCCTACGGGCCACGGGTCCTGGGCGTGCGCAGCCGCGACGATCTGGCCGGCATCGTCGAGCGCAGCCTGCGGGCGGCCGCGCTGTGGGAGGAGGTCGAGGATCGCCTGCACGACTCGGCCCTGAGCCTGTCGGGGGGACAGCAGCAGCGCCTCTGCATCGCCCGGGCCATCGCCGTAGAGCCCGACGTGCTCCTGATGGACGAGCCCTGCTCGGCCCTGGACCCCATCGCTACCGCCAAGATCGAGGAGCTCATGCTGGAGCTCAAGGCCAGCTTCACGATCGTGATCGTCACCCACAACATGCAGCAGGCGGCCCGGGTGAGCGACTACACAGGGTTCATGCTCCTGGGGGAGCTGGTGGAGTTCGGCGTCACGCGGGAGCTCTTCACCAATCCGCGGGACAAGCGTACCGAAGACTACATTACCGGTCGGTTCGGATAGGCGCCAGGCCGTGCAACGGCACTTCCACGAAGAGCTGGACGGCCTCAAGCAGACGCTCCTGGCCATGGGCGCGCTGGTGGAGGATCAGATCCGCCGGGTGATGCGGGCCCTCGTCGAGCGGGACGGCGCGCTGGCCCAGGACGTCATCGACCGCGACCGCCAGGTGAACGCCTACGACGTGGAGATCGACGAGAAGTGCGTGGAGCTGCTGGCCCTGCACCAGCCGACCGCCGGCGACCTACGCTTCATCACCACGGCGATGAAGATCGTGACCGATTTGGAGCGCATCGGGGACCAGGCTGTGAACATCGCCCAGAGGGCGCTGGAGCTGAACGAGGAGCCGCAGCTCAAACCCTACATCGACCTGCCTCGCATGGCCCAGAAGGCCCAGGGCATGGTCAAGGAGGCGCTGGACGCCTTCGTGGCCCGCGACACCGAGCTGGCTCGTCAGGTGTGCGCCAGGGACGCGGAGGTCGACGGCATCAAGGAGCAGGTGTTCCGGGAGCTGCTGACGTACATGATGTCGGACCCCAAGACCATTCCCCGGGCGATCCGCCTCATCCTCGTCTCCCGCTTCCTGGAGCGGGTGGCCGACCACGCCACCAACATCGCCGAGATGGTGGTCTATATGGTGGAGTCCAAGATGGTCCGCCACACCCTGGCGTGAGCCTGGCCTGAGCCCGCCTGCGGAACGGCAAGGTCGGGGAGCCCCGGGCGGTATACTCGAAGATGTGCCGGAACCCCGCCGTTATCAGCTGCAGAACGAGGCCGCCAATCGTCTGATTCTCGAGATCCTGGACGTCACCGGCGTTCCGCCGGAGCGGCGTCTGTGGATCCAGCACATGCTGACGACGGTGCTGAAGCTCCACGAGGACGGTGCCTCCACCGGCGACCTCAAGATCACCAACGCCACCCTCAAGGAGCTCCGCTACGCCTACAAGGTGTTCGCGCCCTACCGGGACGTCCGCAAGGTGACGGTGTTCGGGTCGGCCCGGATCTCCCCGGACGAGGCGGCGGCGGCGGCGGCCCGGGAATTTGGCCGTCGCATGGTGGAGCAGGGGTGGATGGTCGTCACCGGAGCGGGGGCCGGCATCATGGGCGCCGCCCAGGAGGGGGCCGGAGGGGAGCGGAGCTTCGGGCTGAACATCCGCCTGCCGTTCGAGCAGGAGGCCAACCCGTGGATCGCCGCCGACCCCAAGCTCATCACCTTCAAGTACTTCTTCACCCGCAAGCTCTTCCTGCTCAAAGAGGCGAGCGCGGTGACGCTGTTCCCCGGCGGGTTCGGCACCATGGACGAGGCCTTCGAGCTGTTGACCCTCATGCAGACGGGCAAATCCGCCATCGTCCCCGTCGTCCTGGTCGAGACGGGCCCTAAACCCTACTGGCGGATCTGGAATCGCTGGATCGCCGCCACGCTGGTGGAGCGCAAGCTCATCGAGCCCCAGGACACCACGTTCTATCGCGTCGTGGACAGCAGCGAGCAGGCGGTGGACGAAGTCCTCGCCTTCTACCGGGTAGTTCACTCCAGCCGCATCGTCGGGGACAACCTGGTCTTCCGTCTCCAGCGGGCGCTCGGCGAGGACGAGCTGGCGGCGGTGCAGCGGGAGTTCGAGGACATCCTCAAGGGACGGGTCGATCAGACGATGGGGCCGACACCACCGGAGCAGGCCGAGTTCCCCACGCTGCCGCGCCTCACCCTGCCGTTCAATCGGACGTCGTACGGCCGCCTGCGCCAGCTGATCGACTTCATCAACGACCTGGGCGGTCCCGGCAACCGGGCGCCCAGCCCGCCCAGCCCCGGGCTCGAGCGTCCCTGATCGTCGGAGGGGGCGCTTACTGGCCCGCCTAAGGGCGCGACGGCCCCCTCACTACTCCGGCTCGGGGCGCTCCTCCATCGTCTGGCACTCCGTGCAGATCCACGTGCGGAACACGACCTTGGTGTGCCCATCGCGCCGGAGAGTCCAGGGGATCAAGGCGCGCCGCCCACACCGGGGACAGCGCTCGACCTCGGCTCCTGGCGGCACGACGGACGGTAGCCACGGCGTCTTGGCTCTCATCGTTCGCCGATCGTACCATCGCGCGACCGTGGTTTGGCGTCGAACAACCACAGCCACTGATCGCTGCGGGCGGCGTAGTCGATCCGGTCCGACAGCGCGAGCGTGTCGACCTCGTGGAAGAGGAAGATGCTGGGGCACTCCTCTTTGAGGAGTCGGAGGATGTGGGCATAGGTCCGCTTCCGCAGATCGGCGTCGAGCGTGGAGCGGGCCTGGTCGATCAGGTGGTCCAGGCCGTCGATTCGCGTGTACCACTTGCCCACCCACCCCCGGGGGCCCGTGTGGTAGAGCGGGTACAGACTGGCGTCGGCGTCGAAGACTGAATAAGAGCCCCACGACCCGTAGTAGCCGTTCGTCGCCTTACCCTCGCGCTGGAAGAACGTCGTCCAGGCCTCTCCCGGCTCCCACGTGCGCAGGGTGGTCTTGAAGCCCGCCGCGGTGAGCATCCGGGCGAGGGCCTCGAACACCGGACGGGATTCCACGAAGGCGCTGTGGAGCGTGATGCTGACGCCGTCGGGATAGCCGGCGCGGGCCAGCAGCGCCCTGGCCTTGTCGGGATCGTAGGGATAGGCCGTCACGGCCGCGTCGTAGCCGAACGCCGCCGGATGCACGGCGGTCGGCACGACGCCTCCTCGCCCGGCCAGCAAGGTCCGGACGATCGTGTCCCGGTCGATGGCATAGTTGGCGGCCTGCCGCGCGGCCTTCCTGTCGAACGGCGCGGTCCGCATGTCCAGCTGGACGTGGTGCGTGCGCAGGATGGGCGCCGAGCTGAGCCGGATCCGGGGGTGGGCCCGGAGGTCGGCGATCTGGGCGGCGGAGACGTGGCGGACGATGTCGATGCCGCCCCTCTTGAGCTCGTTCACCTGGGCGACCTTGTCGGGAATGACCCGGAACGTGAGGAACTTGAAGGCGGGCTTGCCGCGCCAGTGGCCCTCGAAAGCCTCCAGCCGGATGTGCTGCCCGGGCTTGAGCTCCGAGAGCTTCCAGGGGCCGGTTCCCACGGGGGCTGACCGGCCGAAGACCTCGTCGCCCACGCGCTCGACGTGCTGCTTGGGGACGATGGGGAAGTAGACCAGCCGCTCGAGCAGGAGCGGGGCTGGCCGCTCGGTGATCAGATGGATCGTGTCCGGGCTCACCACCCTGATCGACCGGACGGCACGCACGTTGTGGTACTGCGGTGATCCGCGCAGAGGATCGAGCACCCTCTCGAAGGAGTACTTCACGTCCTGCGCGGTCAGGACGGCGCCGTTGTGGAACTTCACGCCCTCGCGTAGCTTGAACTCCCACACGGTGTCGTTCAGGGCCTTCCAGGACACGGCCAGGCCCGGTTCGTACTCGAGCCGGGCGTTCCGGTGCAGGAGGGAATCGAACATGTTGAGGCTGATGAGGATTCCCACCCACTCGTAGTGCATGTGGGGATCGAGCGTCGGGGCCTGCGCGGTCAGGGCCACCGTCAGTGTGTCCGCGGGTGGCGCGGCGACGCCGGGGGTGGGAGCAGCGGCCGCTGTCGCCGCGAAGATGGTCAGAGCCAGGGCGAGCAGCGGACGGCGACGCATGGTCTTCTCCTCGTACCACGCTTCGTGGGCTGGCCACCAGTGTCGCGGGGTACAATGACGCCATGCGGCGGTTCCGGGTGGGCCTCGCCCAGATCAATCCCACGGTGGGAGACTTCGAGGGCAACGTCCGCACGATCACGGAGGTGATCGGCGAGGCCCGGCGGCTGGGGTGCCGGCTGCTGGCCTTCCCGGAGCTGGCGGTGACCGGCTATCCGCCCGAGGACCTCGTGCTCAAGTCGGCGTTCATCGAGGCTAACCTCCGGGCCCTGGAGGACGTGGCCAAGGCGACCCGGGGGCTCACCGTGATCGTCGGCTTCATCGACCGCCGCGACGACGTCTTCAACGCCGCCGCGGTTTTGCACGACGGCGCGCGCGCAGCGACCTATCACAAGCGGTACCTGCCGAACTACGGCGTGTTCGACGAGAACCGGTACTTCCAGGCCGGGACCGAGGCGCCCGTCTTCGCCCTGGACGACGCCATCTTCGCCGTGAACATCTGCGAGGATCTCTGGTACCCGTCGGGACCCACCAGCGCCCAGGCCCTGGCCGGCGCCGAGCTGATCGTCACCATCAACGGCTCGCCCTACCATGCGGGCAAGGCCCACTTCCGCGAAAAGATGGTGGCCACCCGGGCCGCCGACGAGGTGGTGTGCCTGGCTTTCGTGAACCTGGTCGGGGGACAGGACGAGCTCGTCTTCGACGGCGCCAGCCTGATCGTCAACGAGCGCGGCGAGGTGCTGGCCCGGGGCCACGCCTTCGAGGAAGATCTGATCGTCGCCGACCTCGATCTCGACGCCGTGTTCCGCGCGCGCCTGCACGACTCCCGGCGCCGCAAGGAGAAGCTCCGGGCCCCGAGCTCGGCCAGCTGCGTCACCCTGCCCGCGCTCCCGGCGCTTCCGGCGCCTCCCCTGCCGTCCCGCGACGTCCCCGTGCTGGGGCGGGTCGAGGAGATCTTCCGGGCCCTCGTGCTGGGCACCCGCGACTACGTGCAGAAGAACCGGTTCAAGCGGGTGGTGATCGGGCTGTCGGGCGGCATCGACTCTTCCCTGGTGGCTGCCATCGCCGTGGAGGCGCTGGGCCGCGAGAACGTCACCGGTGTCACCATGCCCTCGCCCTATTCATCGGCGGGGACCCGGGCCGACGCCCGGCGGCTGGCCAAGAACCTGGGCATCGAGTTCCTGCGCCTGCCCATCACCCCGGCCTTCCGCGCCTTCCGGCGTATCCTGGCCCGCCCCTTCAAGGGCCTCAAGGAAGACGTCACCGAAGAAAACATCCAGGCGCGCGTGCGCGGCACCCTGCTCATGGCGCTGAGCAACAAGTTCGGCTGGCTCGTGCTCACCACCGGCAACAAGAGCGAGATCGGCGTGGGCTACTCCACGCTCTACGGCGACATGGCCGGGGGTTTCGCGGTCATCAAGGACGTGCCGAAGACGCTGGTCTACGAGCTGGCCCGCCACGCCAACGAGCGGGCCGGCCGCGCGGTGATCCCCGAGACCGTCTTCACCCGGCCGCCCTCGGCCGAGCTGCGGCCCGACCAGACGGATCAGGACACGCTGCCCCCCTATCCCGAGCTCGACGCGATCCTGGAAGCGTACGTGGAGCAGGACGAGAGCGTGGCCGACATCGTCGCCCGGGGCTTTGCGCCCGAGACCGTTCGTCGGGTCGTGCACATGGTGGACGCCAACGAGTACAAGCGTCGGCAGGGGCCCATCGGCGTCAAGATCACGCCGCGCGCGTTCGGTCGCGACTGGCGGCTGCCCATCGTGAACCGGTTCCGGCAGGGTTGATTTCAGCTTTTAGCCTGGAGGGGGCACGAGACGCGCCCCCTCCAGACCTCCCCATTCGCGCGAGGTGCGACAACGGTTGCTGTCTCTCCGCGCAACTAGAGATCGTTGCCCGAGTACGAGAGGTTGAATGATTTATTGCAGAGGGGGAAGTCGGGGACGATGTTCTTGAGCACGGCGTACTCGAGCGCCGGCCAGTTCCTGAACGAGGGGTCGACGACCTTCACGCGGGCGAGCTCGTGTGGCCCCGCGGCCCGCACCCAGTACCAGATGGGTCC
Encoded here:
- the pstA gene encoding phosphate ABC transporter permease PstA, with protein sequence MNGRQRFWRSGDPFIWLTGSAVAIALLMVAGLVGLILVNGLGFFWPAEVVRLTLADGAVLTGQIAQRETIPGQAGQYRIKLKVANRDLYGADFLWVDEAKIARRERPADVLVIERTEWGLLIGTIREIREGGQVVTRGPEAGRQALLDRLPEATRVRREIRRIEKGDIGRVNYAQEQARLQLRRLELRGVTEGPEVTAIRAQQAELAARYQDLAARVAELRQRQTASVLVAADGGRDKEWPLTEVVDVYWPNTMSAAAKVGHYAAKAWEFVSDDPRESNTEGGVLPAIFGTVMMVLIMSVVVTPLGVLAAFYLREYAKQGPFVSAVRIAVNNLAGVPSIVFGVFGVGFFIYFVGGTIDRLFYVEALPTPTFGTGGILWASLTLALLTVPVVIVATEEGLAAIPGGMREASLALGATKLETTVRVVLPAVMPSILTGLILAMARAAGEVAPLMLTGVVKLAPSLPVDGFWPFLHLDRKFMHLGFHIYDVGFQSPNVDAARPMVFATTLLLLTIVVLMNLFAIALRNRLRRKYVIVAI
- the pstB gene encoding phosphate ABC transporter ATP-binding protein PstB, coding for MLEPPMVEIERLSLWYGPKQALREVSMTVPKHRVTAYIGPSGCGKTTLLRCLNRMNDLVDGVRIAGTIRIGGTDIYDASLEVTDLRKRVGMVFQKSNPFPKSIFENVAYGPRVLGVRSRDDLAGIVERSLRAAALWEEVEDRLHDSALSLSGGQQQRLCIARAIAVEPDVLLMDEPCSALDPIATAKIEELMLELKASFTIVIVTHNMQQAARVSDYTGFMLLGELVEFGVTRELFTNPRDKRTEDYITGRFG
- the phoU gene encoding phosphate signaling complex protein PhoU; the protein is MQRHFHEELDGLKQTLLAMGALVEDQIRRVMRALVERDGALAQDVIDRDRQVNAYDVEIDEKCVELLALHQPTAGDLRFITTAMKIVTDLERIGDQAVNIAQRALELNEEPQLKPYIDLPRMAQKAQGMVKEALDAFVARDTELARQVCARDAEVDGIKEQVFRELLTYMMSDPKTIPRAIRLILVSRFLERVADHATNIAEMVVYMVESKMVRHTLA
- a CDS encoding TIGR00730 family Rossman fold protein; translation: MPEPRRYQLQNEAANRLILEILDVTGVPPERRLWIQHMLTTVLKLHEDGASTGDLKITNATLKELRYAYKVFAPYRDVRKVTVFGSARISPDEAAAAAAREFGRRMVEQGWMVVTGAGAGIMGAAQEGAGGERSFGLNIRLPFEQEANPWIAADPKLITFKYFFTRKLFLLKEASAVTLFPGGFGTMDEAFELLTLMQTGKSAIVPVVLVETGPKPYWRIWNRWIAATLVERKLIEPQDTTFYRVVDSSEQAVDEVLAFYRVVHSSRIVGDNLVFRLQRALGEDELAAVQREFEDILKGRVDQTMGPTPPEQAEFPTLPRLTLPFNRTSYGRLRQLIDFINDLGGPGNRAPSPPSPGLERP
- a CDS encoding ABC transporter substrate-binding protein produces the protein MRRRPLLALALTIFAATAAAAPTPGVAAPPADTLTVALTAQAPTLDPHMHYEWVGILISLNMFDSLLHRNARLEYEPGLAVSWKALNDTVWEFKLREGVKFHNGAVLTAQDVKYSFERVLDPLRGSPQYHNVRAVRSIRVVSPDTIHLITERPAPLLLERLVYFPIVPKQHVERVGDEVFGRSAPVGTGPWKLSELKPGQHIRLEAFEGHWRGKPAFKFLTFRVIPDKVAQVNELKRGGIDIVRHVSAAQIADLRAHPRIRLSSAPILRTHHVQLDMRTAPFDRKAARQAANYAIDRDTIVRTLLAGRGGVVPTAVHPAAFGYDAAVTAYPYDPDKARALLARAGYPDGVSITLHSAFVESRPVFEALARMLTAAGFKTTLRTWEPGEAWTTFFQREGKATNGYYGSWGSYSVFDADASLYPLYHTGPRGWVGKWYTRIDGLDHLIDQARSTLDADLRKRTYAHILRLLKEECPSIFLFHEVDTLALSDRIDYAARSDQWLWLFDAKPRSRDGTIGER
- a CDS encoding NAD+ synthase: MRRFRVGLAQINPTVGDFEGNVRTITEVIGEARRLGCRLLAFPELAVTGYPPEDLVLKSAFIEANLRALEDVAKATRGLTVIVGFIDRRDDVFNAAAVLHDGARAATYHKRYLPNYGVFDENRYFQAGTEAPVFALDDAIFAVNICEDLWYPSGPTSAQALAGAELIVTINGSPYHAGKAHFREKMVATRAADEVVCLAFVNLVGGQDELVFDGASLIVNERGEVLARGHAFEEDLIVADLDLDAVFRARLHDSRRRKEKLRAPSSASCVTLPALPALPAPPLPSRDVPVLGRVEEIFRALVLGTRDYVQKNRFKRVVIGLSGGIDSSLVAAIAVEALGRENVTGVTMPSPYSSAGTRADARRLAKNLGIEFLRLPITPAFRAFRRILARPFKGLKEDVTEENIQARVRGTLLMALSNKFGWLVLTTGNKSEIGVGYSTLYGDMAGGFAVIKDVPKTLVYELARHANERAGRAVIPETVFTRPPSAELRPDQTDQDTLPPYPELDAILEAYVEQDESVADIVARGFAPETVRRVVHMVDANEYKRRQGPIGVKITPRAFGRDWRLPIVNRFRQG